The region GCAAGATTGTGCTCTTGAGGTACCAAGCACAAGATGCTCCACGTCTGGAGAGCAGAAGGAGGCTGATGAGTTACCTTAGTCTGCTTCTTCTCAGTGGCATATACAATGGAGGTACAGCACACTTCAGCTATTTTGCGACCCTGCCCATAAAACGACCAGCAGCAGATCTCATCCCCGAGAACATCTTTAATGAAGAGCACTCGTCCATTGAACCGGAGAGCCAGTTTGTCAAACAGTTCAATATTCTTCAGCAAGTTGTCATCTGAGTGACtaagggtggggtgggaaggaagatGGGAGGGcaagaagagaagagaaaagggatATGGAATCTCAAAAATACATCTCCAtgagcaagaggtggcagcatcTGCTGTTGGCAAGCATGGGAATTGTGGGACGGCAGAAAAAATGCCAAGCCACACTCCTTTGCAAAAGTAGGATGAAGCACCTTACCTGGTATATGAATATTTGTTGTTACTTCTGTTGTGCAGCAATTTCACTACAGGCTAAAGGAGAGAAAACATGGGTACAGTAAGTGTACCACAGAAACATTCCAAAACGCAAAGACAACTAGATTTGTTCCCCATACTACTGCTGTCCTTTTTACCTGCACAAGACAAGTTGGCCGTCACCTGCAACttccagcctctgctgagctgcaGTGATCTCATGAATGTTCAAACAGTAACATTCTAACTGCCGTGGTCTACAACTTAGACCCATTTTGTTCCTTGTGAAGTAGTCCCTGGTCATAGAATGTACAAAAATCAGTACAGCTGTTCCAAGAGAAGCAGCAGATTAAATGAGCTGAAAAAAAACCCTATGCAAGGATAGAGGCATAGAGGACTATGTGCCGTTGATGGGAAGGGAGGGTGATAACCCACGTGCTATGATCAGCAgtaaatcactgacacaagttcctggttttattttttgccaaaatCAGAATGTTTATGCCTCAAATAGATCATGAGACTACTGCTACAACTCGGATCTTGCCCTCTAGGAGCTACGCTTTTACTAATGATGGAAGCATGGAAGCCTTCTGTGCCGCCTATTCACACAAGTTCATGGACATGAAAGAGGACACTAGCCAAGTCACCTATGTATGCATTCACAATGGCCTGATCCACACAATCTCCCAAGGGCTGAGCCTCATGAAACTTCAGAATCTCTTTACCTTGGAACAGCTTGAAATGATTTGTTGCTCTTCCTTGGGAGATGTCACCATGGGGATGTGGCAGAGGGGGTCATAGGCTTCGCTCTTTTGCTAAacaagagagaaagagtgttgcaCACTACAGCCCTTTTAGATGCTTCAGAACTTGTCATACTTCAGTTCCTCTGAGCAGCATGCATTGGGCTCAGAGAAGTCTCTGCATTCCTCCTGATTCGTTAAGCAGGGACTCAGTTCACCTGTAATGCAAGCTGGCAGTCCTCAGCTAAGCCTTGGATCAAGTAATACCGTGCCTCAGACAGCACTTCCTCCAGTTCCCGCTGGGACTCAGGAAGAGACACTGAGCCATCTCGCAAGTAGTTCAAAATGGTTCCAAAATGGCGCCCACTCCGGTCAATCAAGATCCAACCTGAAAAGTGAGAACTAATTTTTAGTCCTTCCACAAAA is a window of Tiliqua scincoides isolate rTilSci1 chromosome 5, rTilSci1.hap2, whole genome shotgun sequence DNA encoding:
- the KCTD13 gene encoding BTB/POZ domain-containing adapter for CUL3-mediated RhoA degradation protein 1: MSAEATANLVPLPENCAPLVPIQQCRDGGGGVAGVTFDLKPLNPSSKYVKLNVGGSLHYTTVQTLTKQDTMLKAMFSGRMEVLTDSEGWILIDRSGRHFGTILNYLRDGSVSLPESQRELEEVLSEARYYLIQGLAEDCQLALQQKSEAYDPLCHIPMVTSPKEEQQIISSCSKPVVKLLHNRSNNKYSYTSHSDDNLLKNIELFDKLALRFNGRVLFIKDVLGDEICCWSFYGQGRKIAEVCCTSIVYATEKKQTKVEFPEARIFEETLNILIYETPRVPDKALLEATGGVAGGGGGPLRTGDDEDGREHRVRRIHVRRHIMHDERPHGHQAVFKD